In Helianthus annuus cultivar XRQ/B chromosome 3, HanXRQr2.0-SUNRISE, whole genome shotgun sequence, a single window of DNA contains:
- the LOC110932389 gene encoding uncharacterized protein LOC110932389: MYGDRTPMQILESMLQEERYIYFTRVNPSTNAVEEVFFVHPDSYNMWRAFPHVLMIDATYKTNEYKLPFIQVVGVTSTHKSFCVAHAFVSKEKKYNFLWVLEKLKELLVDCMEPRVIVTDRDQALMNACDKRLFTRLVNDGRSDVLDYLYDVWLKDYKEKFVSAWTNTVPNFGQHITNRVESQHSKIKRYIKGPNNSLHSFEESRSVQMGDHRFPFFDNLRGNVSQKALELLVVERKKLNALRAGGGTCGHQLSTGCGLPCACQMEWWENTGCKIPLTAIDKFWTKLDFSTEELNQDECNI, encoded by the exons ATGTACGGCGATCGAACTCCAATGCAGATATTGGAGAGCATGTTGCAAGAAGAAAGGTACATTTATTTCACCAGAGTGAATCCCTCCACAAACGCGGTCGAGGAGGTTTTTTTCGTTCATCCGGACTCGTACAacatgtggcgtgcattcccacATGTGTTGATGATTGATGCTACCTACAAGACGAATGAGTATAAGCTTCCGTTTATTCAAGTTGTGGGTGTGACATCGACACACAAGTCTTTTTGTGTGGCTCATGCGTTTGTctctaaagaaaaaaaatataacttcTTATGGGTCCTGGAGAAGCTCAAAGAATTGTTAGTAGATTGCATGGAGCCACGTGTAATTGTAACAGATAGGGATCAAGCTTTGATGAATGCTTGCGATAAA CGGCTTTTCACGCGACTGGTTAATGACGGACGATCAG atGTTCTGGATTATTTGTATGATGTGTGGCTGAAAGATTATAAAGAAAAGTTTGTTTCAGCTTGGACTAACACAGTCCCCAATTTTGGTCAACATATAACCAACAGAGTTGAAAGCCAGCATTCTAAGATTAAGAGATACATTAAAGGGCCAAACAACTCGCTCCATAGTTTTGAGGAGAGCAGGTCCGTGCAAATGGGGGACCACAGATTTCCATTTTTTGACAACCTACGCGGTAATGTTTCCCAAAAAGCCTTAGAGTTATTGGTTGTCGAGAGGAAGAAGCTAAATGCGTTGAGGGCAGGAGGGGGGACTTGTGGCCACCAGCTTTCTACGGGTTGTGGGTTGCCATGTGCTTGTCAGATGGAGTGGTGGGAAAATACAG GTTGCAAAATTCCACTTACCGCGATAGATAAATTCTGGACAAAACTTGATTTTTCGACAGAAGAACTTAATCAAGACGAGTGTAATATTTAG
- the LOC110930340 gene encoding dnaJ homolog subfamily C member 2, translating to MTTCANIRLIAYSNELVNGETVYISSNCLPIKASHFEPAGHSFHAVALKLRGYYEEENVADDNENFPKDKETEYMQSSDSYSSKGKKKSGDKAAQQDHYALLGLGHLRYLATEDQIRKSYRETALKHHPDKQAALLLGEETEAAKQAKKDEIENRFKAIQEAYEVLMDPTRRRIYDSTDEFDDEIPTDCSPQDFFKVFGPAFMRNGRWSVSQPIPTLGDDNTSLKEVDAFYDFWFAFKSWREFPHEDEYDLEQAESRDHKRWMERQNAKLSEKARKEEHARIRSLVDNAYKRDPRILRRKETLKAEKQKKKEAKFMAKKLQEEEAAKIAEENRRKKEEEDKLAAEAASSQKKLKEKEKKLLRKERTRLRTISTTVVTNSLLNLSQDDVENICMSLDMLQLRSLCDDMEQKEGDSQSQAELLKHAVNADHIQKDGVVKVNDSQQNGSVKVKVNGSVTKSNFEKKEKPWGKEEIELLRKGIAKYPKGTSRRWEVISEYIGTGRSVEEILKATKTVLLQKPDSAKAFDSFLEKRKPAVTISSPLTTREEVVGVSSTSTSTSTPTRPDVTQPKPNQDVDKVEPVGSSSDQDVWSSVQETALVQALKTFPKETNQRWERVAAAVPGKTVNQCKKQFALLKERFRNTKK from the coding sequence ATGACAACCTGTGCGAACATCCGTTTGATCGCATACTCAAACGAGCTTGTAAATGGAGAAACGGTTTATATCTCTTCAAATTGTCTCCCAATAAAGGCTTCGCACTTTGAACCCGCTGGACATTCCTTTCATGCTGTTGCACTTAAGCTTCGTGGCTATTACGAAGAAGAAAATGTCGCTGATGATAACGAGAATTTTCCAAAAGACAAAGAAACCGAGTATATGCAATCATCGGATTCGTATAGCAGCAAGGGTAAAAAGAAGTCTGGTGACAAGGCGGCTCAACAAGATCATTATGCTTTATTGGGTTTGGGTCATTTAAGGTATCTTGCAACCGAGGATCAAATCAGAAAAAGTTATCGTGAAACTGCTTTAAAACATCATCCCGACAAACAGGCGGCACTTCTTCTAGGGGAAGAAACTGAAGCTGCTAAACAGGCGAAAAAAGACGAAATCGAAAATCGGTTTAAAGCCATTCAAGAAGCGTATGAAGTTTTAATGGACCCCACAAGAAGAAGAATTTACGACTCCACGGATGAGTTTGACGATGAGATTCCGACCGATTGTTCACCGCAAGACTTTTTCAAGGTGTTTGGACCCGCTTTTATGAGAAACGGGCGGTGGTCAGTTAGTCAACCGATCCCTACACTCGGAGATGACAACACCTCACTTAAAGAAGTCGATGCGTTTTACGATTTTTGGTTTGCGTTTAAAAGTTGGAGAGAATTCCCACATGAAGATGAGTACGATCTTGAACAAGCGGAATCACGTGACCATAAACGATGGATGGAAAGACAAAACGCAAAGCTTTCAGAAAAGGCGAGAAAGGAAGAACATGCGAGAATTCGTTCGTTAGTAGACAACGCTTATAAACGGGACCCACGGATTCTAAGAAGGAAAGAAACGTTAAAGGCCGAAAAACAGAAGAAAAAAGAAGCCAAATTTATGGCAAAGAAACTACAAGAGGAAGAAGCTGCAAAAATTGCCGAAGAAAATAGacgaaagaaagaagaagaggaTAAACTGGCCGCTGAAGCTGCGTCAAGTCAAAAGAAAttaaaagagaaagaaaagaagttaTTGCGTAAAGAACGAACACGTCTACGAACTATTTCAACCACTGTCGTGACGAACAGTTTGCTTAACCTTAGCCAGGATGATGTCGAAAATATATGTATGTCACTTGATATGTTACAGTTACGAAGCTTATGTGACGATATGGAACAAAAAGAAGGTGATAGTCAAAGTCAGGCTGAGCTTTTAAAGCATGCTGTTAACGCGGACCATATTCAGAAAGATGGTGTGGTTAAAGTTAACGACAGCCAACAAAACGGGTCTgtaaaagtcaaagtcaacggaAGCGTTACGAAAAGTAATTTCGAGAAAAAAGAGAAACCTTGGGGGAAAGAAGAGATTGAGCTTTTGAGGAAAGGAATTGCGAAGTATCCGAAAGGAACTTCTAGACGATGGGAAGTGATATCCGAGTATATAGGCACGGGTCGATCCGTTGAGGAAATTTTAAAAGCAACAAAAACCGTATTGTTACAAAAACCCGATTCTGCTAAAGCTTTTGattcgtttcttgaaaaacgaaAACCGGCGGTTACCATTTCATCTCCTCTTACAACTCGGGAAGAGGTAGTGGGGGTTTCGTCTACATCTACGTCTACGTCTACACCCACTCGACCCGATGTAACTCAACCGAAACCAAACCAAGATGTAGACAAAGTAGAACCGGTTGGTTCAAGTTCAGACCAGGATGTATGGTCTTCTGTACAGGAAACGGCACTGGTTCAAGCTTTAAAGACGTTCCCAAAAGAAACCAACCAGCGATGGGAACGAGTTGCTGCTGCTGTTCCGGGGAAAACGGTTAACCAATGCAAGAAGCAGTTTGCATTGCTCAAGGAGAGATTTAGAAACACGAAAAAGTAA
- the LOC110932390 gene encoding probable serine/threonine-protein kinase PBL23, producing the protein MSDFDHLKIPMKDLDPAKVIGCGRFGRVYKGELSLPEGQVTVAFKQLDRRLGQGNIEFWKEIMMLSKYKHENLISLMHFCIDGDKMILVYEYASHGSLDRYLSDASTLTWIQRLRICIGAARGLHDPMGTQQRVLHRDIKSANILLDEKWMVKVSDFGLSKIGPANQAYTYLVSNVVGTPGYCDPLYWELGFLSRV; encoded by the coding sequence ATGAGTGATTTTGATCACCTTAAGATTCCAATGAAAGATTTGGATCCTGCCAAGGTGATTGGGTGTGGTAGATTTGGGAGGGTGTACAAAGGAGAACTGTCTCTCCCAGAGGGACAAGTCACGGTTGCTTTCAAGCAATTAGATCGGAGACTAGGGCAAGGGAACATCGAGTTTTGGAAAGAGATCATGATGCTTTCCAAATACAAACATGAAAATCTTATATCCCTTATGCACTTTTGCATCGACGGTGATAAGATGATCCTTGTGTACGAGTATGCTTCACATGGGAGCCTTGATCGATATCTAAGTGATGCGAGTACTCTCACTTGGATCCAACGCTTGAGGATATGTATCGGTGCTGCACGTGGGCTACATGATCCTATGGGGACACAACAAAGAGTTCTACATCGAGACATCAAAAGCGCAAACATTCTTTTGGATGAGAAATGGATGGTTAAGGTTTCTGACTTTGGGCTATCAAAAATCGGCCCGGCTAACCAAGCATACACATATCTTGTCTCCAACGTTGTTGGCACGCCTGGATATTGTGATCCATTGTATTGGGAGTTGGGTTTTCTATCAAGAGTCTGA
- the LOC110928178 gene encoding acylsugar acyltransferase 3, which yields MNKVIMTKLQRFEKIRQLHTIISQETIKPLSPTPPHLKIHKLSLIDYFAHHTHMPLIFFYQNYKISDTNILKKSLSQCLTQYYPFAGRFQSPSADHIACNDEGVKFLEASIDSPLDYFLLKKEQDKTLDQLIPNGLDNHNMMEIQLNHFTCGGAALTVSVSHKIADGVTTLNLCNHWAALTRGESPVNPSFVFLPKSNFNIPDYQVMGTCKVEYANRIFKFPNSKLNELKKTIDAMGGITPVNPTRVESLTSLLFKCAVGAATTKSGCLHPSNLFQAVNLRNKDSKGFTKLTAGNLSVMVFVEKMDSGQIELDQVITSLRKEIVEQRDVKELSEVLEKSVLVFMNGCPNYTFTSLCRLPYNQVDFGWGKPDRVMLRVVHPGSYFILMDTACGDGIEVTVQLEEDEMAIFENDKELLAYVQDI from the coding sequence ATGAACAAAGTCATCATGACAAAGCTCCAAAGATTTGAGAAAATTAGGCAACTTCACACCATCATATCTCAAGAAACCATCAAACCATTATCACCAACACCTCCTCACCTCAAAATTCACAAACTTTCATTAATTGATTACTTTGCTCACCACACTCACATGCCATTGATTTTCTTCTACCAAAACTACAAAATTAGTGATACCAACATCCTAAAGAAGTCATTGTCACAATGTTTAACACAATACTATCCATTCGCGGGTAGGTTCCAATCACCTTCCGCGGATCACATCGCCTGTAACGATGAAGGGGTCAAGTTCTTGGAAGCGTCTATCGACAGTCCATTAGATTACTTCCTTCTCAAGAAAGAGCAAGACAAAACCCTAGACCAACTCATTCCTAATGGTCTAGATAACCATAACATGATGGAGATACAACTTAACCATTTCACCTGTGGTGGCGCCGCACTAACCGTCTCTGTATCGCACAAGATCGCGGACGGGGTCACCACGCTCAACTTATGTAACCACTGGGCCGCTTTGACACGTGGCGAATCGCCAGTAAACCCTAGTTTTGTATTTTTACCTAAAAGTAACTTTAATATTCCTGACTACCAAGTTATGGGTACATGCAAGGTTGAGTATGCAAATAGAATATTCAAGTTCCCTAATTCGAAACTTAACGAATTAAAGAAGACGATTGACGCGATGGGTGGTATTACTCCAGTAAACCCTACGCGAGTCGAATCGTTGACATCTCTACTCTTTAAATGTGCAGTGGGAGCTGCCACAACAAAATCAGGTTGTTTGCATCCATCAAACTTGTTTCAAGCAGTGAACTTGAGGAATAAAGACAGTAAAGGTTTTACCAAACTGACAGCAGGCAACTTATCTGTAATGGTGTTTGTAGAGAAGATGGATTCGGGTCAGATCGAGTTGGACCAGGTGATTACTAGTTTGAGAAAAGAGATTGTGGAGCAAAGAGATGTGAAAGAGTTAAGTGAagttttggaaaaatcagttttGGTGTTTATGAATGGATGTCCAAACTACACGTTTACGAGCCTGTGTAGGTTGCCGTATAACCAAGTGGATTTCGGGTGGGGAAAGCCCGATCGGGTGATGTTACGAGTAGTGCATCCGGGAAGTTATTTCATCTTGATGGATACCGCGTGTGGAGATGGGATAGAAGTGACAGTGCAGTTGGAAGAAGATGAAATGGCTATCTTTGAAAATGATAAAGAGCTTCTTGCATATGTTCAAGATATTTGA